In one window of Azotobacter salinestris DNA:
- a CDS encoding efflux RND transporter periplasmic adaptor subunit, protein MTARIWKSVLLAGLSAALGATGGYWLGHRQDMGGALGGTPAGPGHRPDERQVLYWYDPMYPQQRFDKPGKSPFMDMDLVPRYADAGEEESVVSIDPRATQNLGLRLARVTRGSFSSSLEAVGVLTLNERDIAVIQARSAGFVERVYARAPGDVLKAGAPLADLLVPEWAAAQEEFLALRRSGDAGLLAAARQRLRLAGMPAALIGRVERSGRPQPVLTISTPLGGVLQELNVRAGMAVAAGDTLARVNGLDRVWLAVAVPEGETGGIAVGLPAEARLSAFPGETLEGTVAAILPETDPNSRTLRVRVELPNPDGRLRPGMTAQVRLTRPGGQDALWVPSEAVIRTGRRALVMRAEEAGHYRPVEVRLGRESDGKTQVLQGLEEGQQVVASGQFLLDSEASLRGIVASAPDTPTSGPVSVLHEAEGRVVAIDEGDVTLAHGPFRTLGMPGMTMTFPVASAALLQDVQVGDKVRVAASQSDEGLRIERLEKIGDRP, encoded by the coding sequence ATGACCGCCCGTATCTGGAAAAGCGTGTTGCTGGCGGGGTTGTCGGCCGCTCTCGGTGCTACCGGCGGCTACTGGCTCGGCCATCGACAGGACATGGGCGGTGCGCTCGGAGGCACGCCGGCCGGACCGGGTCACAGGCCGGACGAGCGCCAGGTCCTGTACTGGTACGACCCGATGTACCCGCAGCAGAGGTTCGACAAGCCAGGCAAATCGCCCTTCATGGACATGGACCTGGTGCCCCGCTATGCCGATGCCGGGGAAGAGGAAAGCGTTGTTAGCATCGACCCGAGAGCGACCCAGAATCTCGGCCTGCGCCTGGCCCGGGTCACCCGCGGTTCCTTTTCCTCCAGCCTGGAGGCAGTCGGCGTGCTGACGCTCAACGAGCGGGACATCGCGGTGATCCAGGCGCGCAGCGCCGGCTTCGTCGAGCGGGTCTATGCCCGTGCCCCGGGGGATGTGCTCAAGGCGGGTGCCCCCCTGGCCGACCTGCTGGTGCCGGAATGGGCAGCGGCCCAGGAGGAATTCCTGGCGCTCAGGCGCAGCGGCGACGCGGGCCTGCTGGCTGCGGCCCGGCAACGTCTGCGCCTGGCCGGGATGCCGGCGGCGCTGATCGGGCGTGTCGAGCGCAGCGGCAGGCCCCAACCGGTGCTGACCATCTCCACTCCTCTGGGCGGCGTGCTGCAGGAGCTGAATGTCCGGGCCGGAATGGCCGTGGCGGCCGGCGATACCCTGGCCCGGGTCAACGGCCTGGACAGGGTCTGGCTGGCGGTGGCCGTTCCCGAGGGCGAGACCGGCGGGATCGCCGTGGGCCTGCCGGCTGAGGCGCGGCTTTCGGCCTTTCCCGGCGAGACGCTGGAGGGGACGGTTGCCGCCATCCTGCCCGAGACGGACCCGAACAGCCGCACGCTGCGGGTGCGCGTCGAGCTGCCCAATCCGGACGGACGCCTGCGCCCCGGCATGACGGCCCAGGTGCGCCTGACCCGTCCGGGCGGGCAGGACGCGCTCTGGGTACCGAGCGAGGCCGTCATCCGTACCGGCCGCCGAGCCTTGGTGATGCGTGCCGAGGAGGCCGGACACTACCGTCCCGTGGAAGTCCGGCTGGGGCGGGAAAGCGACGGCAAGACCCAAGTGCTGCAAGGCCTCGAGGAAGGCCAGCAGGTGGTCGCCTCCGGACAGTTCCTGCTCGACTCCGAAGCCAGTCTTCGCGGGATCGTCGCCTCGGCTCCGGATACGCCGACGTCCGGGCCCGTGTCTGTCCTGCACGAGGCCGAGGGGCGGGTCGTGGCGATCGACGAGGGCGACGTGACCCTGGCCCATGGTCCGTTCAGGACGCTGGGCATGCCCGGCATGACCATGACTTTCCCGGTGGCCAGTGCCGCGCTGCTGCAGGATGTGCAGGTCGGCGACAAGGTACGGGTGGCGGCGAGCCAGAGCGACGAGGGCTTGCGGATCGAGCGCCTGGAGAAGATCGGAGACCGGCCATGA
- a CDS encoding efflux RND transporter permease subunit: MIAALIHWSVANRFLVLLATLFASAWGVWSLQSTPVDALPDLSDVQVIIRTSYPGQAPQIVENQITYPLATTMLSVPGAKTVRGFSFFGDSFVYVLFEDGTDLYWARSRVLEYLSQVQSRLPPTAKPALGPDATGVGWIYQYALVDRSGRHDLAQLRALQDWFLKFELKSLADVAEVATVGGMVKQYQVLLDPLRLASLGITQAEVIEAIGKANQETGGAVLEMGEAEFMVRASGYLETLNDFRAIPLRLGAGGIPVSLGDVASIQLGPEMRRGISELDGEGEVVGGVVILRSGKNARETIARVKERLDELRQSLPSGVEIVTTYDRSKLIDRAVENLGHKLLEEFVVVALVCAVFLWHLRSSLVAIISLPIGVLIAFIVMRQQGINANIMSLGGIAIAIGAMVDAAVVMIENAHKRVEAWCAAHPGQVLQGERHWQVMTEAATEVGPALFFCLLIITLSFIPVFTLEAQEGRLFGPLAFTKTYAMAAAAGLSVTLVPVLMGYWIRGRLPREEQNPLNRWLISLYRPALDAVLRHPKATLLLALLVFLSALWPISRLGGEFLPPLDEGDLLYMPSALPGLSAQKAAQLLQQTDRLIRTVPEVEHVFGKAGRAETATDPAPLEMFETTLQFRPREQWRPGMTPERLVEELDRVVQVPGLTNIWIPPIRNRIDMLATGIKSPIGVKIAGTNLAEIDQVAQTVERAARSVAGVSSALAERLVGGRYVDVDIDRRAAAGYGLNIADVQSIVASAIGGENIGETIEGLARFPINVRYPREWRDSLEALEQLPIYTPQGSQITLGMVARIRVDDGPPMLKSENARPSGWVYIDVRGRDIASVVADLRQAIDEQVELPAGTSLSYSGQFEYLERATARLKLVVPATLLIIFVLLYLTFRRLDEALLIMLILPFALTGGVWFLYLMDFNLSVASGVGFIALAGVAAEFGVIMLLYLGHAWHRSLAAGQSGDGDLLEAIRQGAVQRVRPKAMTVAVIVAGLLPILWGSGTGGEIMSRIAAPMVGGMLSAPLLSLFVIPAAYRLLRRPEHPNTSPMNPTEGSQQ; encoded by the coding sequence ATGATCGCCGCGCTGATCCACTGGTCGGTGGCCAACCGCTTCCTGGTGCTGCTGGCCACGCTGTTCGCCAGCGCCTGGGGCGTCTGGTCGCTGCAGAGCACTCCCGTCGATGCGCTGCCGGACCTCTCCGACGTGCAGGTGATCATCCGCACCTCCTATCCGGGACAGGCACCGCAGATCGTCGAGAACCAGATCACCTATCCGCTGGCCACCACCATGCTTTCGGTACCCGGCGCCAAGACCGTCCGCGGCTTCTCCTTCTTCGGCGACAGCTTCGTCTACGTGCTGTTCGAGGATGGCACCGACCTGTACTGGGCCCGCTCGCGGGTGCTGGAATACCTCAGCCAGGTTCAGAGCCGCCTGCCCCCTACGGCCAAGCCCGCCCTCGGGCCGGATGCCACCGGCGTCGGCTGGATCTACCAGTACGCCCTGGTGGATCGCAGCGGCCGGCACGACCTCGCCCAGCTCCGCGCCCTGCAGGACTGGTTCCTCAAGTTCGAGCTGAAGAGCCTGGCCGACGTCGCGGAAGTGGCCACCGTGGGCGGCATGGTGAAGCAATATCAGGTGCTGCTCGATCCGCTGCGCCTGGCCAGCCTGGGCATCACCCAGGCCGAGGTGATCGAAGCCATCGGCAAGGCCAACCAGGAAACCGGCGGCGCCGTGCTGGAGATGGGTGAGGCCGAGTTCATGGTACGGGCGTCCGGCTACCTGGAGACGCTGAACGACTTCCGCGCCATTCCGCTCAGGCTCGGTGCCGGCGGCATACCCGTCAGCCTCGGCGACGTGGCAAGCATCCAGCTGGGGCCGGAGATGCGTCGGGGAATCAGCGAACTGGACGGCGAGGGCGAGGTGGTCGGCGGCGTGGTGATTCTGCGCAGCGGCAAGAACGCCCGCGAAACCATCGCCAGGGTCAAGGAGCGGCTCGACGAGCTGCGGCAGAGCCTGCCGTCCGGAGTGGAGATCGTCACCACCTACGACCGCAGCAAGCTGATCGACCGCGCCGTGGAGAACCTCGGCCACAAGCTGCTCGAGGAGTTCGTCGTGGTGGCGCTGGTCTGCGCGGTCTTTCTCTGGCACCTGCGCTCTTCCCTGGTGGCGATCATCTCGCTGCCGATCGGCGTGCTGATCGCCTTCATCGTCATGCGCCAGCAGGGGATCAACGCCAACATCATGTCCCTGGGCGGGATCGCCATCGCCATCGGTGCCATGGTGGACGCCGCGGTGGTGATGATCGAGAACGCCCACAAGAGGGTCGAGGCCTGGTGTGCAGCCCATCCGGGTCAGGTGCTGCAGGGCGAGCGGCACTGGCAGGTGATGACCGAGGCGGCGACGGAGGTCGGGCCGGCGCTGTTCTTCTGCCTGCTGATCATCACCCTGTCGTTCATCCCGGTGTTCACCCTGGAGGCTCAGGAGGGGCGCCTGTTCGGCCCGCTGGCCTTTACCAAGACTTACGCCATGGCCGCCGCCGCCGGGCTGTCGGTGACCCTGGTGCCGGTGCTGATGGGCTACTGGATTCGCGGGCGGCTTCCCCGGGAGGAGCAGAATCCGCTGAACCGCTGGCTGATCAGCCTTTACCGGCCAGCCCTGGATGCGGTGCTGCGCCACCCGAAGGCCACGCTGTTGCTGGCGCTGCTGGTCTTTCTCAGCGCGCTGTGGCCGATTTCCCGGCTGGGCGGCGAGTTCCTGCCGCCGCTGGACGAGGGTGACCTGCTGTACATGCCTTCGGCGCTGCCGGGGCTGTCGGCGCAGAAGGCTGCCCAACTGCTGCAGCAGACCGACCGCCTGATCAGGACGGTGCCGGAGGTCGAGCATGTGTTCGGCAAGGCCGGCCGCGCCGAGACCGCCACCGACCCGGCGCCCCTGGAGATGTTCGAAACCACCCTGCAGTTCAGGCCCCGTGAGCAGTGGCGTCCCGGCATGACCCCGGAGAGGCTGGTGGAGGAGCTGGACCGGGTGGTGCAGGTGCCGGGGCTGACCAACATCTGGATTCCTCCGATCCGCAACCGCATCGACATGCTCGCCACCGGGATCAAGAGCCCGATCGGCGTGAAGATCGCCGGCACCAATCTGGCGGAGATCGACCAGGTCGCCCAGACGGTCGAGCGTGCGGCCCGGAGCGTGGCAGGGGTGAGTTCGGCCCTGGCCGAGCGGCTGGTTGGCGGGCGCTATGTCGACGTGGACATCGACCGGCGGGCCGCCGCAGGTTACGGGTTGAACATCGCCGATGTGCAGTCGATCGTGGCCAGCGCCATCGGGGGCGAGAACATCGGGGAAACCATCGAGGGCCTGGCCCGCTTCCCGATCAATGTGCGCTATCCGCGCGAGTGGCGCGACTCGCTCGAGGCCCTGGAGCAGTTGCCGATCTACACTCCGCAGGGGAGCCAGATCACCCTGGGGATGGTGGCGAGGATCAGGGTCGATGACGGCCCGCCCATGCTCAAGAGCGAGAACGCCAGGCCCTCGGGCTGGGTGTATATCGACGTGCGCGGCCGGGACATCGCCTCGGTGGTGGCCGACCTGCGCCAGGCCATCGACGAGCAGGTCGAGCTGCCGGCTGGCACGAGCCTGAGCTACTCCGGCCAGTTCGAGTATCTCGAGCGCGCCACGGCCAGGCTCAAGCTGGTGGTGCCGGCGACCTTGCTGATCATCTTCGTGCTGCTCTACCTGACCTTCCGCCGCCTCGACGAAGCCCTGCTGATCATGCTGATCCTGCCGTTCGCCCTGACCGGCGGGGTGTGGTTCCTCTACCTGATGGACTTCAATCTTTCCGTGGCCAGTGGTGTGGGCTTCATCGCCCTGGCCGGGGTCGCGGCCGAATTCGGCGTGATCATGCTGCTCTATCTGGGGCATGCCTGGCACAGAAGTCTGGCAGCCGGGCAGAGCGGCGATGGCGACCTGCTCGAGGCCATTCGCCAGGGGGCGGTGCAGCGCGTGCGGCCCAAGGCGATGACGGTGGCGGTGATCGTCGCCGGCCTGCTGCCGATCCTCTGGGGCAGCGGCACCGGCGGCGAAATCATGAGCCGGATCGCCGCGCCCATGGTCGGCGGCATGCTCAGCGCGCCACTGTTGTCTCTATTCGTGATCCCGGCTGCCTATCGGCTGCTGCGGCGCCCCGAACATCCGAACACTTCACCCATGAATCCCACAGAAGGAAGTCAGCAATGA
- a CDS encoding copper-binding protein produces MKYALIAGMTVVLSQAAMAADGQPKPMDRMSMGQQGTPAEEPGSVAPTAEASGTIKAINTEKGTVTIVHGPVPTLKWPAMTMDFSATPEQMKGLEAGDEVKFQFRAEGMEAKILSIQPMQ; encoded by the coding sequence ATGAAATACGCACTGATCGCCGGCATGACAGTTGTTCTCAGCCAGGCGGCAATGGCCGCAGATGGTCAACCCAAGCCGATGGACAGGATGTCCATGGGCCAACAAGGCACGCCGGCGGAGGAGCCGGGCAGCGTTGCGCCAACGGCCGAGGCCAGCGGTACGATCAAGGCCATCAATACCGAGAAAGGTACGGTCACCATTGTCCATGGTCCGGTGCCCACCTTGAAATGGCCGGCGATGACCATGGACTTCTCGGCCACTCCCGAGCAGATGAAAGGGCTTGAAGCCGGTGACGAGGTGAAATTCCAGTTTCGCGCAGAGGGCATGGAGGCCAAGATCCTTTCCATCCAGCCAATGCAATAA